GACGAGAGAGAATAAGTGCGAGTATGCCTAGCCCCATTAATGGTCACACCAACGCGAATATGCTGCCCAGGTCGATGGATACGCCAGTTACGTCCAGGCTGAAGCACCAGGGTGCGCGCTGTTTTTGTCTCATCGATGACAGCAACGACTTTTGCATGCAGTTGGTGATCGGCCCAGAGCGGGTTGAGAAGTTCGATGTAGTGAGACGAAGTTAGGGGGGTGAAATAACTATCCAAAACCCACTTCATTTTTTGGCCTAAGCTCATAAATCCCTCACGAAAACCGCTTCTTGTTGGGGATTTATCGGACTCACCTGGTCCGCACTTGAGCCATTTGTCACATTATTTTGTTTACAATGTAATTCTAGACCCTTACAACAAATCCCTGACCTTACCTGAGCTTTGTGATACAGGTATGCGGCGCTCGCCACACCTCCGCCCAGGAGCTATAGACATATGACTACCGAAACCGTCTCGCCCGTTACGGCACGAGGATTCCAACGCTTGAATTTATCGCCGGCAATGAGTGCAGTTCTCGAGGAATTAGGTTACGAGCAACCAACTCCGATTCAAGCTAAAAGTATCCCTCTGCTTCTTGCCGGGCGCGACCTTGTAGCTCAAGCCCAGACCGGCAGTGGCAAAACACTCGCCTTCTCCTTACCAATTCTGGAGAGAATACGGATCGAGGGCCGTTTCCTTCAAGCTATGATCCTTTGCCCGACGAGGGAGCTTTGCACCCAGGTCGCACGGGAGATCCGTAAGCTTGGCCGCCGCCTTCCGGGGCTGCAGGTGATGATCCTCTCAGGTGGGCAACCCGCAAGATCACAATTACTGCCGTTGGAAAAAGGCGTCCATATCATAGTCGGGACTCCGGGTCGCGTATTGGACCATTTACGGCGGGGCAGTCTGAATCCTTGGCGCCTGCGCTGTATCGTCTTGGACGAAGCAGATAGGATGCTCGACATGGGATTTGAGGAAGATATGGAGCAAATCTTCGCCACCCTACCCAAAGTTAAGCAGACCGTTTTCTTTTCCGCCACTTACCCGCAAACCATCGCAGCCATGAGCGAAGCACGTCAGTCAGACCCCGTACGCATCTCGATTAGCCAAGGCACCCCAACCGTCGCTGCCCCTGAAGTGAAGCAAGAGCTTTACGAGATCCCTGCAGGTCGTAAATGGCAGGCACTCCAAGCACTACTCAACCGTGAGACAGTCAACGCGGCGATTGTTTTCTGCAACCAGAAAGCAACCGCTGGAGAGATTGCACAAAATCTTAAGGACGCAGGGTTCAGTGCGGATGCGCTTCATGGCGATCTCCTGCAACCCGACCGCGACCGTGTGCTAGCCAAGTTTCGCAACCAAAGTATTCGCGTTTTGGTTGCCACTGATGTGGCTGCCCGTGGTATCGACGTAGCCGACTTAGATTTGGTGTGCAACTTCGACCTACCCGTGAAACCCGAGACCTACATCCATCGGATCGGACGTACAGGTCGCGCTGGCAAAAAAGGCCATGCCGTTTCTTTGGTCAACCCCAGTGAAACTCACAAAGTTGAAGCTATCGAAGCTCTCGTGGGGCGAACGATCCCACGGTTGAAATTGGACTCGAAAGAGTCCCCTCGCCCAGCAGCATTGGCAACAGCTTCGATGGTCACGCTTTATATCTCTGGCGGTCGGAAAGCCAAGGTACGTCCGGGCGATATCCTTGGCGCATTAACGGGCGAGGCCGGGGGACTCAGTGGCTCTGCCATCGGCAAAATTGAAATTCATGATTATTTTTCGTATGTTGCCATCCAGAAAGACATAGCGGAGAAGGCCCTGGCAAGCCTGCGATGCGGCAGTATTAAAGGGCGTAAGTTCAATGTAGAACTCGTCCGCTAAGTCGTATGACCGGAGACTAACTGCTCGCTCCCATCAAGGAACCTCGATGACCCAATCTACAGCCCAAAAACCAAAGACCCCCGTGATACTCGCATCAGTGCAGTTACCGGCAGTCACGGACGCTGAACATCAGGCTTCCGTTGATGAGCTGGAAAGACTTTGCTCGACCTTGGGCTTGGTAACCGTCGGTCGGGTGTCACAAAAGCGCAAAACTTTAGCTACCGGCACCATTTTAGGCGAAGGTAAACTTCGTGAACTCGCTACCTGGACTGGCGGCTCCGGTGTGGTGCGCGGTTTCCGCAAAGGCGGCGACGATGACGACGCCACTGATGACATTGCCGCCGCTAGCTACGCCAGCGATGACGATGACTCCTCTGACGACCATGATCAACTAGCTGACCTAGTCGTATTTGACTGTGAGATGACTCCTACCCAGCTCCGCAACCTAGAGGAAGCAACTGGCGTCGAGGTACTTGATCGCAGCGGTGTCATTTTAGAGATTTTTAGTCGCCACGCCCGCAGTCGCGAAGCTCGACTTCAGGTCGAAATTGCCAAGCTTGCTTATATGGCGCCGCGCCTACGCGAATCCCACGTAGGTGGCGACCGACAGGGCGGTGGCATCGGTGCCAAAGGCGCCGGCGAAAGCGCGCATGAACTCGACCGTCGCCGCGTCCGCGACCGCATAGCAGAGCTACGCCAGCAGCTCGAATCCATTCGCCACGAGCAAGCCACTAGGCGCGCGCATCGCCAAGAAGCACCATGTGTGGCTCTAGTTGGCTACACCAATGCCGGCAAATCCTCATTGATGCGCGCCCTTACCGGCAGCGAAGTCCTAGTGGAAAATAAATTATTTGCCACTCTTGATACTACCGTGCGAGCACTCCAGCCTGAGTCAGTTCCGCGCATTTTGATTTCTGACACAGTAGGTTTCATCAAGAAACTACCGCATGACTTAGTGGCATCCTTTCGCTCGACTCTGGACGAGGCCTTATCGGCATCCCTACTGCTCTTTACTGTTGATGCATCTGATGCAAACTTCAGATCCCAAATTGAAGTCACACGGCAAGTCTTGGAAGAAATTGGAGCAACAAATACAGCTAGTCGACTTATATTGAATAAATGTGATCAAATCACAGAGGACCAGAGAGCTGCCTTAGCTAGCGAATTCCCAACTGCTATTTTCATCTCCACACGCAGACCAGATGACGTCAGGCGCATCCGCGAGATTATTCTCAGTTACTTCGAACGGGACATGTCAGATCGCGAGATACTCATCCCATACGGCAAAGGCAAGGTCCTTGGCATGATCCGTGAGCGCGCTCGTGTGATTGGGGAATCCTATGAAAACGAAGGCACAAAGATATCAGTTCGGGCGGAAAGTTCGGTTTTTGACTGGATCGAAAAGCAACTAAACGACAAGTAGCAAACCAATATGGCCGTACTCATTACTGCAAAAGAAAATACCGCACTTTTAAATAAGAAAAATGCGGGGGGTGGCATGGTTGAGATATCTCTCAACCTTGATCAGACGAAGACCCCTGTCACCGTAGGGTCAGAGTGCTGGACAGTTGGTGCTTTTGATTACCCTTATCCTGAGGTCTGTAAAAACAACACTATTTACATGTGGGATGGTGACGACTTTGCTCCGGTGGCGCGGTTTACCAACTCCCTTATTAAACTTGTGCCCACATCTTGGGGACCCCCAACATTCCAAATTGATGGCATCAAAATGCTCCCCACGGCGCACACCTGCCCTTTTGCGGACGCTGAACGTAAGGTTGGGCTTATCGCCCCCCGTGGCAAAATTATACTGGACACCTGCGGTGGCCTTGGATACTTCGCCGCTCATTGTGTGAAGAGCGGCGCCAAGAAAATTCTCTCAACTGAAAAAAATGCTGATGTGATGTGGCTACGCGAAGTCAATCCTTGGTCGCCAAAGGCCGGTGGATCCCTCGATCTCAGACACGGTGATATCGCTTTAGATATAACAAAAATGCCAAGTGGATGGTTCGATGCAGCGTTGCATGATCCACCTCGATTTGGCATCGCGGGTGAACTTTACTCGCAGGTATTCTACGACCACCTCGCCAGAGTGCTCAAACCTAAAGGACTTTTATTTCATTATACAGGCTCGCCTAACAAACTTACCAGTGGGCGTGACGTGCCGCAAGAAGTGTCGCAGCGACTGCAGCGCGCTGGTTTCAACACGCGCCTTGAAGGCGACGGCGTGTTT
The Deltaproteobacteria bacterium DNA segment above includes these coding regions:
- the dbpA gene encoding ATP-dependent RNA helicase DbpA, yielding MTTETVSPVTARGFQRLNLSPAMSAVLEELGYEQPTPIQAKSIPLLLAGRDLVAQAQTGSGKTLAFSLPILERIRIEGRFLQAMILCPTRELCTQVAREIRKLGRRLPGLQVMILSGGQPARSQLLPLEKGVHIIVGTPGRVLDHLRRGSLNPWRLRCIVLDEADRMLDMGFEEDMEQIFATLPKVKQTVFFSATYPQTIAAMSEARQSDPVRISISQGTPTVAAPEVKQELYEIPAGRKWQALQALLNRETVNAAIVFCNQKATAGEIAQNLKDAGFSADALHGDLLQPDRDRVLAKFRNQSIRVLVATDVAARGIDVADLDLVCNFDLPVKPETYIHRIGRTGRAGKKGHAVSLVNPSETHKVEAIEALVGRTIPRLKLDSKESPRPAALATASMVTLYISGGRKAKVRPGDILGALTGEAGGLSGSAIGKIEIHDYFSYVAIQKDIAEKALASLRCGSIKGRKFNVELVR
- a CDS encoding SAM-dependent methyltransferase, with product MAVLITAKENTALLNKKNAGGGMVEISLNLDQTKTPVTVGSECWTVGAFDYPYPEVCKNNTIYMWDGDDFAPVARFTNSLIKLVPTSWGPPTFQIDGIKMLPTAHTCPFADAERKVGLIAPRGKIILDTCGGLGYFAAHCVKSGAKKILSTEKNADVMWLREVNPWSPKAGGSLDLRHGDIALDITKMPSGWFDAALHDPPRFGIAGELYSQVFYDHLARVLKPKGLLFHYTGSPNKLTSGRDVPQEVSQRLQRAGFNTRLEGDGVFASKK
- the hflX gene encoding GTPase HflX, producing MTQSTAQKPKTPVILASVQLPAVTDAEHQASVDELERLCSTLGLVTVGRVSQKRKTLATGTILGEGKLRELATWTGGSGVVRGFRKGGDDDDATDDIAAASYASDDDDSSDDHDQLADLVVFDCEMTPTQLRNLEEATGVEVLDRSGVILEIFSRHARSREARLQVEIAKLAYMAPRLRESHVGGDRQGGGIGAKGAGESAHELDRRRVRDRIAELRQQLESIRHEQATRRAHRQEAPCVALVGYTNAGKSSLMRALTGSEVLVENKLFATLDTTVRALQPESVPRILISDTVGFIKKLPHDLVASFRSTLDEALSASLLLFTVDASDANFRSQIEVTRQVLEEIGATNTASRLILNKCDQITEDQRAALASEFPTAIFISTRRPDDVRRIREIILSYFERDMSDREILIPYGKGKVLGMIRERARVIGESYENEGTKISVRAESSVFDWIEKQLNDK